In Methanoregula formicica SMSP, the DNA window CCTGAAGTTTGCCGGGTTTGCCGGGATGTCCATGGTCAAGGAAGGCCTCATTGTCCTGCCGGATGTGAAGAATGCATCAGACTACATCTTCGTTGCCGGAATCGAGTACGCGCTCCCGAGCGTCCTCCTCTGGGGCATTCTCGGTGTCATCATTCTTGCTGCGGTCATGTCCACGACCGATCGCCTGATGCTCACCATCGGCACGTACTTCTCGTGGGACATCTACAAGATGATCTTAAAACCCGATGCACCGGACAAGCAGGTGCTCCTCGTCAGCCAGCTCTCGGTCCTGGGCGCCGCTGTCCTCACACTCCTGATGGCCATCAGCCCGCCGGACATGCTCGTCTGGCTCATCTGGGCCGGCATCGGGATCATGTTTGCCACCTTCGCTGTTCCCCTTCTTGCCGGGCTGTACTGGCGGGGTGCAACCCGCGAGGGCGCCCTTGCGTCAATGGCGCTTGGCCTGATCGCCGCCCTCTTTTTCGGTGGCCTGAGCTACTTCAAAATCAAACTCTTTGCAATGCCTATGCACTTCTCGTTCTACGCCTTTGCCATCTCGCTCATTGCGATGATCGTTGTCAGCATGGTGACAAAGAAGACCTCGGAGAAGGTACTGGACGAGACCATGACCGGCTGGTATATCCGGCGATAATTTTTTTACAGCGGAGCGATCATTGCCGCTTTGCCAGAGGACTACAAAGAAACCTTTTTTCTTCCTGCCGGGAAAGGAGTGTAAAGCGAGATCCGGTGATCCCTGTTGCGTTCCTGCCCTTCCTGCGGTGCACCCGCAAAACCCGTTGACAAGTTCTGCGGCCAGTGCGGTGCACAACTCGGGACAGTTACGGAGATTGACGGGAATGAACAAACCCCCCGTGCACCGGCCTTTTCGAAAAAGGTCCTGATTGTCATCCTTGCAACCGGAATCATCATTGCCATTGCTGTTGGCGCGATTTTCCTGAAGAGCGAGGGAAATGCAACCGGAAATCCGGTCGCGGCCAACAGGACTCCGTCATCGTATGTCATTATTGAGACCGAAGCACCATTACCAGCGATCTCCACAACACCCCTGATTACTGCAACGCCGTCACCAACCGCAATCCCGACAACCGTGACGACCCCAAAGCATAGCACATGCCCGACAGACCGGCGGCTCTGCGGTACAAACTGTACGGACACCCTGACCGACAGCAGCAACTGCGGTTACTGCGGCAATGCATGCCCCCGGGGCCAGGCCTGTGTCAATGGCCACTGTATGCTGGACTGCCCGGCCGGGAAGACTGCGTGTGTCGAAGGGTGTTTCAACCTTGAAACCGACCCCGACCATTGCGGCATCTGCAGCAACAACTGCCCGGCCGGCCTTGTCTGTTCAAAAGGCCAGTGCGCACCGCCACCAACAACCATCAACAGGGCGCTGTAGTCATTCTTCACATGCCGGAGTTTTCACCCCTATGAATATATGGCCGGCAGGCTAACCTATGGTGCAGTGACAACAGCAGTTCTTGGCGGAGGCTTGACCGGGCTTACCCTTGCCCGGCTCCTGCACGAGCGGGGAGAAGAGGTAATTGTCCTTGAAGCGGAGCCGGAGATTGGCGGGCTCTGCCGTTCCGTGACAAGGGACGGTTTCACCTTTGACATCGGCGGGTCCCATATCATCTTCTCCCGCGACGCCGAAGTGCTCGCGTTCATGCGAAGGATGATTGCGGGAAACGAACAACGCAACAACCGGAATACCAAGATCTTCTACAAGGGATCCTTTGTCAAGTACCCCTTCGAGAACGGTCTTTCTGAACTTCCTCCTGAAGACAGGTTCCTCTGCATCAATGGGTTTGTCCAGAACCTTATCGCAGTCGAGAAAGGAGAGGTAAAAGAACCCGGCAACTTCCGGGAGTGGATCTATTTCACATTCGGATCCGGTCTCGCAGAATGCTACATGGTGCCGTATAACGAGAAGATCTGGAAGTACCCCACGGAGAAGATGTCGCTCCACTGGGTGGACGGCCGCATCCCCCGCCCCCCGGTCGAGGACATCATCAAATCTGCAATCGGGATCGAGACCGAGGGTTATACCCACCAGGCGGTCTTCTCCTACCCGCTCGACGGGGGCATCGAAGCACTTGTCAGGGCAATCGCAAAGCCCGTGGAGAAGTTCATCCGCACCGGCTTCCGCGTAACGTCTGTTAAGAAGACGGGCACGGCCTGGCTGGTCAGCAATGGCATCGAAACGATCCCTGCTGACCGGATCATCTGCACGATTCCGGTCCAGCACCTGCTCCCCTGCCTTGACCATGTCCCGGCAGAAGTACAAGCCGCCTGTAAAGCCCTGGTGTACAATTCCATCGCATGCATCACTATCGGCATACAGGGAACATTGCCCCCCATCTCCTGGATGTACATCCCGGACAAGAAACTCGGGATGACCAACCGGCTCTCCTTCCCTTCGAACTTCAGCCGTCATGCTGCGCCGGAAGGATGCAGTTCCATCCTTGCCGAGATCACCTACCAGCCGGGCGACGAAGTCGCAACGCTGCCCGATGCAGCGCTGATCGGAGAGGCGACCCGTATGCTGGAAGAGATGGGATTCTGCACGCGGGATCAGGTTGTGTTCAGCGCTGTTGAACGCCAGCCTTTCGCGTATGTTGTGTACGACCTTGAGTACCAGAAGAACATCGCCATAGTCAAAGACTATTGCACCAGCGCCGGCATACCCCTCGTTGGACGCTTTGCCCAGTTCGAGTACCTGAACATGGACGGCGTCATCCGTTCTGTCTTCGATTTCCTCGGAAAGGACAGGACCGGCTGACTACTATCCGGCATCACCCTTATTATCCGCTGTGCCAAAAACCTAGGCAGGAGTCTGCATCCCGATGATCTCAGTTGTCATCCCGACGTTCAATGAAGAAGAGAATATTGCCCAGTGCCTTGTCTCGCTCACGCACCAGACAATCCCGAGAACCGAGTACGAGATCATCGTTGTTGACGGCGGTTCAAAAGACAACACCTGCGAGATTGCAAGGAAGTACGCAGACAAGGTCTTTACCCAGACCAGCCGCAAGGTCGGGGGCGCCCGGAACGACGGGGTGATGGCAGCCAGGGGGGACATCATTGCAACAACCGATGCCGACTGCATCCTTCCCCCGGGCTGGATCAAGCGGATTGCCGATGACTTTGCGGCGGACCCCAGACTTGTCCAGCTCTACGGTCCGGTCTACCCTATCGAGGAGGGGCTCCGGAACAAATTTTCCCTCTTCCTTGCCAACACCTTCTCGCGGATCGGCTATTACAGCCGGACCTTTTATTATACGCTCGGGTGCAACACGGCGTTCCGGAAAGGCGCATTTATCAAGGCTGGAGGATACCGGTGCATTGACGCAGGCGATGACCTCGAGATCGCGATGCGGTTGAACGATCTCGGCAAGATAACGTTCGACGGCCGGCTCAAGGTTGGCTTTTCGATGCGCCGCTACCAGCAGTTCGGGACACTCCAGTCATTGTATGAATGGGTGTATATCGTAGCCGATGGCGGTGAGACAGACAAGTACTCCTATACCCGGAAAGATTACAAGGGATAACTGCCGGGACTGTAATTTTACCATGACTTCCATTCCTGAAACCATGCCGGAAAATGACCCCATCAAGGCCAAGATCCGGGAATTCAATGTCAGTGAATTCGCCCGCCTCCTGGGGATGGTGATTGAGGAGGCCCGGGACGGTTACGCGCGGGTTACCATGGACTGCACCGGAAAAGCAAACCCTTCCGGAGTAGTCCATGGCGGGGCGATAGCCGCCCTTGCCGACCAGGCATTCGGTATTGCCGAGAACTGTGCAGGCATCCACCGCGTTGCCGTCTCGATCCATATCCAGTACCTTGTCCCGGGGACAGGTTTGCTCGTTGCCATTGCAGAACGTGTTTGTGACAACGGCTCCTGCGACACCTGCCGGGTGCTTGTATATGCCGGCGAGCGTGTCATAGCCGAGTTCACCGGGGTCGCATTCCGGGTTGACTGACAACCGCCATCGCAGTATTATTATACGCATCCTTTTTTCTTTTTGGCAGCGCATATCCCTTTATGACCCCGGAACAGAATGCGATACTGGCTGTTGCTGACCTGATGGCTCTTTCTGCCCGCACGGCTCCGAAAGGCAAAGGCGAGGATACCCTGGAGATCCGCGTGCTTGACAAGAAAGCAACAAAGAAGCTTGCTGCCCGGCTCGAAACGATTGGCGAAGAGATGCACATCGGGTTCTTCATCCGCGATGCAAAGAATATTGCTGCGTCCGATGCCTGTGTCGTTGTTGCCTCGCGCGGAGATACGATTGCAGGCATCAACTGCGGGGGATGCGGCTTTCCCACCTGTGCCGCACTCGAGAAGGCAAGAAAAGCGAAGAAGAAGGGGGGTCCCTTCTTTGACGGCCCGAACTGTGTCATCCGCATGGCCGACCTTGGGATTGCCATCGGTTCCGCAGTGAAGACAGCCCAGGTCCATAATGCCGACAACCGGATCATGTACTCCGGAGGGGTTGCAGCCCGCAATCTCGGGATTGTGCCACAGGACTGCACGGTCGCCTACGCGATCCCGCTCTCGGCAACCGGCAAGAACATCTTCTTTGACCGGCCATCATCACGCTGATTCCCGGCAGATCCTTTGACAATAAGAAGCCCCCTTGCGTCATGGCTTGCACAGAGAGTCCTCCAACAACAGATGTTCCATCCCCGTGCACCAATTCACATGCGAATAAGAAACCTTATGCGCCGGATGTAACAAAGGGGATCTGATACCCATGGCGATTATGAAGATACGCGGGGGCGATCTCGATCTCGTTGAATACGAGTTTTCCACCTTCGCACCCGGCAAAAATCTCAAGACACTGGGACTTGAGAAGAAGAAATTCACTCTTCGCCCCATACGCGAGAAAGTGCATGTCAGGGCTCCGGCCCGCATCCACCTTACCGTTCTTGACATGAACCGTTTTGCGCCGGACCACCCGGGAGGGGGGGGCATCGGGTTTGCCATCCAGTGTTACTGTACCGCAGAAGTCCGGTGCACGAAGAAGGCAATCGATATCGACTACAACCGGGCTCCCATCATCGAGAATTTCATCCAGGTCTTCCGGAAAGTCACGGGATACAAGGGAGGGTTCTCGGTGAAAGTTACCGACCACGAGCACAAGCACGTGGGTCTCGGCTCCACGAGTACCGTCATGATCGCGGTTGCCACGGCCCTCAACGAAGCCGTTGGATCCCCGCTCACCGTCACCCAGCTCCGGCACCTCATCGGGCATAACTATGTCGAGGAGACTGCTGACGGGAACATTGCATTCGGGTTCGAGACCGGTGTCGGCCCTGCCGTGAGCGTTCACGGGGGTATGGCACTGATGGGAGACGAGCTCTCACTTGTGTACCACCATGCCTTTGCCGAAGGGAAGAATGTCTACATCATCATCCCGCCAACCGACATCTCCTCGGCCGGCACGCAGGAGTTCGACCTCCTGATGAACAAGGCCCGGACGCTCGATTACCGGGACCGGGAGCTCAAGGCCTACTTCTTCTTAATGGACCTCGTCCCGGCACTGGAGCACGATGATCTCAAAAAGATCGGCGAGGTCATCTGGGAGATCGAGTTCCGGGGATCGAAGCGGGCTGAAGTCGAGCACCACAGTTACGGCATCTACCATTACATGAATCTTTTGCGCGAGAAGAAACTCGAGTTCGTTGGCATGAGTTCAGTCGGGCCATCCATTGCAGTTGTGACCGGCCTTGACAAAAACGCGATGAAGAGATTAATCGACCCCCTCGGCCTGAAGATAGCCATCGCCACGAAGGTTGACAATACCGGGCTTATCATCACCCGGTCACCGTAATTTTCCTGATCATTTTTCGCCAGGCGTTTATTGCACGAAGTTTAAGTCCGGGTGATGTTTGCCCGGTTTTATGCCCTGCACTATATCAGTATCGTCGCGGTTGTCGCACTCTTTGCCGGCTCTGTCCTGATGTTTTGTCCGGTGCATTGCATACCTTTGAAGCCTGGCAGGTCTTCTTTTTCGGCCGCAGCGTCATAACCCTGCCGGGTCACCTGAGTGAGAATGCAGCCGCCTCCGTTGCCCTCATCCAGGCGGTCGATGCATTCCTCTTTGCGCTTGTCCTCCTCATCTTCTCGTACGGGGTCTACACCTTGTTCATCAACCGGGAAGACGACGCTACATTGAAACTGCCGCAATGGCTGCATATCGAGACAATCAGCCAGCTCAAGACAACCCTTGTGCAGGCCATCATCGTTATCCTTGCGGTGAACCTGCTCGAATATGTCGTCGTTGTCGGCTCCGAATCGCTCCGGTGGGAGGCCCTCATTATTCCTGCCTCCATGGTCGGCCTTGCCTTAGCGCTTAAACTGATGCATACGGGAAAGGAAGTCTGATCCACCCACCTTTTTCCCTGCCCGACATCAGTAAAAACAGATACGAATCCTTCGTATTCCTTCGGGAAAAAGCCGGTGGGAGAAAACAAAGAGAGATGAAATGCGGGTTAAGACACCCCGCGCGTTCACGGGAGGGACTCGCCGGTTTCCTTCTTCCGCTTCAGGTATGCTGCGACAAGATTACCGATAATAAAAATGATTGTTCCCAGGGAGAGGAGAATGACACCGATCATGAGAAGACTCATGTTCTCTTTTACAATAGAGAAGGTGCCAAGGTAATATCCTGCCAATACAAGGCTGAAAGACCACGCTATTGCACCGAGGACATTCCAGAGGAGGAACCGGCGGTACTGCATGGTCCCTATGCCGGCAAGGCAGGGGGCAAACGTCCTCACCATGGGGACGAACCGGGCAACGAAGATGGTTGCCCCCCCGTACTTCTCGAAAAAACCGTTCGTCCGGTCAATGTACTCTTTCCTGACAAGGTTCGGGTACCGTTCGCAGAAAAAACGGAGGCCGATCCAGTTGCCGATCCAGTAGTTGAGCGTGTCGCCGAGCACTGCACCGGCAATGATCACGGTAATCAGGGACCAGAGATCCAGGATACCGCTTGCGGCAGCCGCACCCCCGACAAAGAGCAGGCTGTCACCCGGCAGAAACGGTGTGATCACAAGGCCGGTTTCAAAAAAGATGATGACAAACAGGATGACATAGGTCCAGATCCCGTATTCGTTGACAACTGCAGGAAGCTGCTGGTCAATGGTCAGGAGAATCTGAAGGACCGAATCGATCATATCTCTTGTACGTATGCGTCATTGGTCCACTTAAGGTCGGTGGTTATTCAAAGGAAATTACCGAAAGGAAAATACTTAACGGGTTTCCCAAGAAACCTCATAACCAGATATTGCGCCCCGGGCTGGTTCCGATAAAAGGATAATCCCGGATACCTGCGCAGAAGGAATTTCCTTATGGCACGATACAGCGTTTCACACTCCCGCATGGCAATTATCCTCCTGTGTATGGCACTTTTTCTTACTGTGCCGGTCCAGGCATTTACTGCCGATTCCCTAGACATCACGATAGACAAAAACGGGGATGCCACCGCAGTCTTCCGGTTCACTCTCGAAGGCCTGATCGAGAATGCCATCCCGCAGTCCATGCTTGAGGAGCAGCTCATAAAAGGGCTCTCCAGCAGTTCCGAACCCCCGACACTCGTCTCGATGGACCGTTCCCGCGC includes these proteins:
- a CDS encoding protoporphyrinogen/coproporphyrinogen oxidase, translating into MAGRLTYGAVTTAVLGGGLTGLTLARLLHERGEEVIVLEAEPEIGGLCRSVTRDGFTFDIGGSHIIFSRDAEVLAFMRRMIAGNEQRNNRNTKIFYKGSFVKYPFENGLSELPPEDRFLCINGFVQNLIAVEKGEVKEPGNFREWIYFTFGSGLAECYMVPYNEKIWKYPTEKMSLHWVDGRIPRPPVEDIIKSAIGIETEGYTHQAVFSYPLDGGIEALVRAIAKPVEKFIRTGFRVTSVKKTGTAWLVSNGIETIPADRIICTIPVQHLLPCLDHVPAEVQAACKALVYNSIACITIGIQGTLPPISWMYIPDKKLGMTNRLSFPSNFSRHAAPEGCSSILAEITYQPGDEVATLPDAALIGEATRMLEEMGFCTRDQVVFSAVERQPFAYVVYDLEYQKNIAIVKDYCTSAGIPLVGRFAQFEYLNMDGVIRSVFDFLGKDRTG
- a CDS encoding YqhA family protein, translating into MHTFEAWQVFFFGRSVITLPGHLSENAAASVALIQAVDAFLFALVLLIFSYGVYTLFINREDDATLKLPQWLHIETISQLKTTLVQAIIVILAVNLLEYVVVVGSESLRWEALIIPASMVGLALALKLMHTGKEV
- a CDS encoding glycosyltransferase, which gives rise to MISVVIPTFNEEENIAQCLVSLTHQTIPRTEYEIIVVDGGSKDNTCEIARKYADKVFTQTSRKVGGARNDGVMAARGDIIATTDADCILPPGWIKRIADDFAADPRLVQLYGPVYPIEEGLRNKFSLFLANTFSRIGYYSRTFYYTLGCNTAFRKGAFIKAGGYRCIDAGDDLEIAMRLNDLGKITFDGRLKVGFSMRRYQQFGTLQSLYEWVYIVADGGETDKYSYTRKDYKG
- a CDS encoding VTT domain-containing protein produces the protein MIDSVLQILLTIDQQLPAVVNEYGIWTYVILFVIIFFETGLVITPFLPGDSLLFVGGAAAASGILDLWSLITVIIAGAVLGDTLNYWIGNWIGLRFFCERYPNLVRKEYIDRTNGFFEKYGGATIFVARFVPMVRTFAPCLAGIGTMQYRRFLLWNVLGAIAWSFSLVLAGYYLGTFSIVKENMSLLMIGVILLSLGTIIFIIGNLVAAYLKRKKETGESLP
- a CDS encoding PaaI family thioesterase — encoded protein: MPENDPIKAKIREFNVSEFARLLGMVIEEARDGYARVTMDCTGKANPSGVVHGGAIAALADQAFGIAENCAGIHRVAVSIHIQYLVPGTGLLVAIAERVCDNGSCDTCRVLVYAGERVIAEFTGVAFRVD
- a CDS encoding zinc-ribbon domain-containing protein yields the protein MRSCPSCGAPAKPVDKFCGQCGAQLGTVTEIDGNEQTPRAPAFSKKVLIVILATGIIIAIAVGAIFLKSEGNATGNPVAANRTPSSYVIIETEAPLPAISTTPLITATPSPTAIPTTVTTPKHSTCPTDRRLCGTNCTDTLTDSSNCGYCGNACPRGQACVNGHCMLDCPAGKTACVEGCFNLETDPDHCGICSNNCPAGLVCSKGQCAPPPTTINRAL
- a CDS encoding GHMP family kinase ATP-binding protein, which produces MAIMKIRGGDLDLVEYEFSTFAPGKNLKTLGLEKKKFTLRPIREKVHVRAPARIHLTVLDMNRFAPDHPGGGGIGFAIQCYCTAEVRCTKKAIDIDYNRAPIIENFIQVFRKVTGYKGGFSVKVTDHEHKHVGLGSTSTVMIAVATALNEAVGSPLTVTQLRHLIGHNYVEETADGNIAFGFETGVGPAVSVHGGMALMGDELSLVYHHAFAEGKNVYIIIPPTDISSAGTQEFDLLMNKARTLDYRDRELKAYFFLMDLVPALEHDDLKKIGEVIWEIEFRGSKRAEVEHHSYGIYHYMNLLREKKLEFVGMSSVGPSIAVVTGLDKNAMKRLIDPLGLKIAIATKVDNTGLIITRSP
- a CDS encoding ferredoxin domain-containing protein: MTPEQNAILAVADLMALSARTAPKGKGEDTLEIRVLDKKATKKLAARLETIGEEMHIGFFIRDAKNIAASDACVVVASRGDTIAGINCGGCGFPTCAALEKARKAKKKGGPFFDGPNCVIRMADLGIAIGSAVKTAQVHNADNRIMYSGGVAARNLGIVPQDCTVAYAIPLSATGKNIFFDRPSSR